The Vicia villosa cultivar HV-30 ecotype Madison, WI unplaced genomic scaffold, Vvil1.0 ctg.004672F_1_1, whole genome shotgun sequence region GTTTGAAAATTTAAATATCTTCATTTAGATTTCGGAAATGTATATCCGAACGCATTCAATACACGTTCAAATGAAGGTGACAGGTGAAACACTcccattttgaaaaaaattaatttaaaaatgcatctccgaaatgatTTTTCAGAGGTGTATCTTCGTAAACTTTCACGTAGAAATGTTGTTTTTCTTAGCCATAACCATTCATCTGGCTATTTCACATCACATACTAACTGCTCCTGTATTTCCATTATCTCATAAACACCATTGGCAGTGCCCTTTACCCACAACTCCACAAGTCTTTTTCACCTTTCTTTGCTGCCACTTTGAATGTGCCATCCTCCTTCATATTAAGCCatgtttttatattgtttttcttcatttttatatTCCCTATGATCTATGATGGTAACATTTGATTATTTATACAAATAAAGAGAACCTATAAATGAAAAAAAGCAATAATTCTTCATGGAAAGTTGTCAAGAATCTCACAATAAGTGTTTGAAAGTATAATTGGGAAACCAAGTTAACTCCTTAAGAACCATTAGTAGAGGAGCAATCCCCTCAAGTCACATAACAAAATACAAGAGGGAAAGACACATAACAATTTACAAACAAATTAATATTCTTGAGATGATTTATGCTCCAAAACTGAGTCCTCTTGGCCCTTAACTTTCAATCCAAGCTATTGAGTAAGAGGAACACACTCAAGCTCAATCTCAAGAACACCTCTCTCAACATTCTGTAGCCTCACTGAGATTTCTTGTTTGATCCTCCCTTCATCAAGAGATATCACACCATCTCTAACAAGAGAGTTGTCTCGGCTCGCTACAAATTTCTCTAGCTGCATCGACTCGTTCACCGTAGATTTTTCATATGCGATTGCAGCTAAAACTAGTGGTTGAATGTCTATTTCAGCTTCGCCCATGAAATCGTCGGTTGAAAATGTATCCTTGTCATACACTAGCTGCATCGCAACCACAATAGATCTAATCAAACATGAATGTCAAGGAATTGCGCATTTACAATTGTAATGCGACGATTTGGACTATTAGATAAAGATTAAACGGCCCATGTTCTGAACTTAATAAATCGGGTCTACTATCAAAAGTCAGAACGTGAACCGTTCGATCGTCATCTAATACTCCAAATCAACGGCTGCGTGAATGCAGGAAATCCATATCCGAAAGAAAGAAACGCGTGAAACAAAAAGAAGGCACAAACAGAAAATTAAGAAGACTTGGCCACACAAATAAACTATGCCATTTTGGAACCCTTTCACTTTTATGATGAACACAAACTGAAAAATACAATTGAACATACCACTTTAAGGGGAGGAATGTTTTCTGGAATTGATAGCATTAAGCTTTCATTCCAAACTGGATTCAAATTGTTCTTTATAACACGCGTTTTTACCGACTGCAAGAGAACAAATATTAAAAGTGTTACACTTTACACGTTTCATTACCTCCATTTCATACAATACTCTCTGATTCTTACTATAAGAAAAATTTCacttttttagatacattgaataatcaATCAGTATATCTGATTCATATATAGCCCTGAACATTGATTGTTCAATAtatctaaaaatataattttttcttataatacGGACCCGAGAGAATATTTTTCAAGTAGTTAAGAGAGAAGAATGCTCACTTGGTGTCCCAAAGAAAGGATCACATACGGGTCACTCGTCATTACATCTCTAACAGCCAGGTGAGTTCCTTTCACAACATTAACCTTAATCAACCCAACAAATTCAACCATACCTGCCTATAACAGTAAATTGAAACCAAACTAAgtattcaaaacaaaaaataagcaTTTCAATAAGTTTAAACTTATTTGTCACATTTGTTGCATCAATCGACTCAAAATGGAGTATTTCAGTTTATATGAAAGATTGCGAATAGAACTAGCATTCATGAACTGAAAACATTACCAACGAGGAGCTCTTCTTCGAAGACTTGTGCTCCGAATCTTTTCTTGTCCAGCTATTTCGAAACGCGTTTCCAATGCGATGTTTGGTTGGGGTTTTGTCGTATTTTTTGTTTTCCATATGAAAAGTGTAACACGAAGAACTACTCTGAGCCATTGATAAACTTCTTCCTCGAGCTGGTACGATCGCACATGCTGAATTGTCATCACACTCCATGAACTGTAGTTGCTCATATTTTTTCCTGAAAAATCAATAGGCGATTTCCTAATAAGAATAGCGTAATTCAAATTCCTCAACAAAATACAAAAAGAGAGTTCTGTTTTGTTTAGTTACCTGATATAATCGGAGCGGTCTTCGATCGAGGTATGtggttttggtttttttatattACTTGGGAGGAAagcttcatattttttatttaacaatgTATTTCCACCTAACTTCTCTAACGCGTCGACTTGTTCCTCGGACCATTCATCTAACTTCAACGACGCAACCTGTAATTGTCAAACATGTATTGCTCATGTAGCATTATTTAAACAACCGAATTTGATTAAGGCCttgtttggataaacagcttAATCAAGCACTTGTAATATAAATGCTTATCATATAAGTGCTTTTCATATAAGCTATAAGCTGTTTTCATAACCTACTATGGAGACCTTATTTACATGTTATGGCGAGCATTGTATGATTTCTAACAATTAATGTCGAATGACGAGTTCACATTTCGACAAACATGTAATGTGTATCATAAACATACCTTTGATATGTGGACTCCTAAACTTCTATGTATGCCAGAACACTTTATGCAAATAAATACTCCAAGACTTGAGGATCTAATGTTCAATTAATAAAAGAGGTATGAATAACATGCACTAATGATGAAAAATCTAACAATTGAATTCCTACGAAAATCGGACGAACACTTACACCCATTTCGGCTCCGGAGTTCCGCAATCGGCGCAAAACTTATTTCCAGCTTGATGCATCAAATTTGATATCCTTTTGTGTGGACCTAATAATTGGTAAAAAAAATGTCTCTTGAAAAAGATGGTATAATATGAAtaaatttattcttatttttgGGCAAAATTAATCAAAATGAAAAATGTTCTAACCTGGTAGATCTTTCATATCAGAATTTTCATGTTGTGAAGACATTTTAGCTTCTAATATTTGAaactaaaataaagaaaaaaatgatgCTAGAATTTGCAACCAGCCATTTGTGAGTTGCTTTTCTGCATTGCACAATTCATATACAAATCAAAACCTAAACATGAACAAAATGTTGCAATTAAGAaacaatttttgaataaaaaatgatgAATCAATATATTAGAAATTACCTTTCTTCTTTTAAATATTGGCATCAAAAGAACTCAATGGTGAAAAAAACCAAAATGGTATGCAAAATTAAAGACCAATTCAAAGAAATTGTGTCAAATTAATGTGGTTGTGAATAAATTGAAAAATCTTGAAAGGTTTTCAAAAGGGTGTTTGGAAGAAAATGTTTTTGACAAGAATTGAAGGTAAGGTTGAAAGTTTGGGAAAATTGAATTGAGAAGGTAAATGTATTGTGATTATGGGAGTGGCAGCAAATCACAGGCTGAAAGGGTAAAGAGAGACAGGtaataatttgtttttgttttgtaacaAATGATTATATTTTAACTGATTTTGTAACGGTTTTGGTTATGGGAAAATTGTGAATCCTAACACACCAAAATATGGGAAAATGTGGTCTtttctaaaacaaaataaaaattctaGAAACCTTGCCTCTTCTCCATTTAATTTGACTAAAaattacttctttttttttaattatgtttaaatAAGTTACTAAACAAAAAATAggactttttttaataaaacacccAATAGATTAAAGAAAAAAGGAGATACAATGAGGGAGAAAAGAAACCTTCCCATGGTTAAACAAATCTAAAATTTGGTAAGTCAATTATATCCTAGAGTAATAATTATTAAGAATGGTGTTAGGATAAGAATCAAACCAAACATTATTAACCATATAGAGACTTAAATTAGTTAATATATCGGCATAATAATGGTTGTCTTCTCTAACAATATGAGATACAATAAAGTTCATGCCATTCAGAATGGATAGGCAGTCGAACCATTTGTGCGAGTCTCCAAGGGATGGATGAAGAGTTCTTGAAGGCTAAGGACACAAGCTTGGAATCTATCTCTAACCACAAGTTGCTCCAACCTCTCCTATGAACTATCTCgatcaatattttaaaattcgGACCGATCATTGATGTGTTCATGCTattgaatcatatatatatatatacgactcaagtgagaacacttggttattatgagaaatgagaacaatgaatcacgaccattaaattttgattttgttgattttaatgaattggattggtttctctttctatgttgacttaaaataaatattaaggattctagaaagagaaaccaatcaagaccattaaaatcaacaaaatcaaattatgatggtcgtgattcattgttctcatttcttataataaccaagtgttctcacttgagtcgtccccatatatatatatatatatatatatatatatatatatatatatatatatatatatatatatgcactttTG contains the following coding sequences:
- the LOC131642218 gene encoding probable ADP-ribosylation factor GTPase-activating protein AGD11 produces the protein MSSQHENSDMKDLPGPHKRISNLMHQAGNKFCADCGTPEPKWVSSSLGVFICIKCSGIHRSLGVHISKVASLKLDEWSEEQVDALEKLGGNTLLNKKYEAFLPSNIKKPKPHTSIEDRSDYIRKKYEQLQFMECDDNSACAIVPARGRSLSMAQSSSSCYTFHMENKKYDKTPTKHRIGNAFRNSWTRKDSEHKSSKKSSSLAGMVEFVGLIKVNVVKGTHLAVRDVMTSDPYVILSLGHQSVKTRVIKNNLNPVWNESLMLSIPENIPPLKVLVYDKDTFSTDDFMGEAEIDIQPLVLAAIAYEKSTVNESMQLEKFVASRDNSLVRDGVISLDEGRIKQEISVRLQNVERGVLEIELECVPLTQ